A portion of the Naumovozyma castellii chromosome 2, complete genome genome contains these proteins:
- the NCAS0B01520 gene encoding uncharacterized protein (ancestral locus Anc_8.660): MSLIIVPCHSIWKQDFVNLEQGPNVGLHSEQWFLAPFQHEGNDHLAFIKHGLYAIRLFLEQYDISTVIFSGSQTKFIAGPISEAQSYYFLMEKLIRLHLKRQLPSLPDHAIESCLKDIELLMEEKGLSLSELFSSRNITTEEFALDSFDNLLYSILRYEQIKGKYPEKIKIVGFGFKKERFIGYHAKAIDFPKNAIEYLSVDPEPVDYDDKKLKDYFNELNKLEKKNALYLFSEDWYGVKFRLFPKKQSRNPFIRIPHYKFLQKECFNPAKLGYREDEQYFKDHIEGAMPWSVNK; this comes from the coding sequence ATGAGTTTGATTATTGTACCATGCcattcaatttggaaacaaGACTTTGTAAATCTCGAACAGGGACCTAATGTTGGTCTGCATTCGGAACAATGGTTTTTAGCGCCGTTTCAACATGAAGGAAACGACCATCTTGCCTTCATCAAACATGGATTATACGCGATTCGATTATTCTTAGAACAATATGATATTTCTACAGTTATTTTCAGCGGTTCACAAACGAAATTTATTGCTGGTCCAATATCGGAAGCTCAAAGTTACTATTTTTTAATGGAAAAGTTGATCAGACTTCACTTGAAGAGACAACTGCCTAGTCTGCCTGATCATGCTATAGAAAGCTGCCTGAAAGATATAGAACTCTTGATGGAGGAAAAAGGACTGTCCTTATCAGAACTTTTTTCATCTCGAAATATCACTACTGAAGAATTTGCCTTGGATTCCTTTGACAATTTgctttattcaattttaagATATGAACAAATCAAGGGAAAATATCcagaaaagattaaaatAGTAGGATTTGGTtttaagaaagaaagatttaTAGGTTATCATGCCAAAGCTATTGATTTTCCTAAAAATGCCATCGAATACCTTTCTGTAGATCCAGAACCAGTTGACTACGatgataaaaaattaaaagacTATTTCAACGAGCTAAACAAGttagagaagaaaaatgcCCTGTATCTGTTTTCTGAGGATTGGTATGGTGTCAAATTTAGGCTATTTCCCAAAAAACAAAGTAGAAATCCCTTCATTAGAATTCCACATTATAAGTTTTTGCAAAAGGAATGCTTTAACCCCGCCAAATTGGGATACAGAGAAGATGAACAGTACTTTAAAGACCATATTGAAGGCGCTATGCCATGGTCTGTTAATAAATGA